One stretch of Rana temporaria chromosome 10, aRanTem1.1, whole genome shotgun sequence DNA includes these proteins:
- the LOC120916429 gene encoding phospholipase A2 inhibitor and Ly6/PLAUR domain-containing protein-like isoform X2, producing the protein MKTAGVVLLLLSLGLSTVLAENVTCLKCDGHNTDYCEGEEHKCPDDNLCMTISESIGVDPNSKPVRSIRRRCSNNLPCTGDWYAYYNDTIFFQISPKCCKGNLCNNGTFQEMNKTAEKLGPKCPACYSTDTSKMCTPTSVTICRGETDQCATIRARIKTADGVEHGLTAQGCMSELACQYPDYSYVVGLNIYNLLEHVCYLPKPEPQNGTESKATD; encoded by the exons TTCTAGCTGAAAATGTCACGTGTTTGAAATGTGATGGCCACAATACTGACTATTGCGAAGGTGAAGAACATAAATGTCCAGATGACAATCTTTGTATGACCATCTCTGAAAGTATTGGAGTGGATCCTAATA gtaaacctGTCCGCTCCATTAGGAGACGATGTTCTAATAACCTGCCTTGCACGGGTGATTGGTATGCCTATTATAATGATACCATTTTCTTTCAAATATCACCGAAGTGTTGTAAAGGAAATCTTTGCAACAATGGAACTTTTCAAG AAATGAATAAAACCGCTGAAAAACTAGGGCCCAAATGTCCAGCTTGCTATTCAACTGATACTTCAAAAATGTGCACTCCGACCTCAGTCACAATCTGCAGAGGCGAAACCGATCAATGCGCCACAATACGTGCGAGGATCAAAACAGCAG ATGGCGTAGAACATGGTCTTACTGCCCAGGGATGCATGTCAGAATTGGCTTGTCAGTACCCCGACTACAGCTATGTGGTTGGACTAAATATATATAACTTGCTTGAACATGTGTGCTATCTTCCTAAACCTGAGCCTCAAAATGGTACGGAGAGTAAAGCTACAGATTGA